In Erythrolamprus reginae isolate rEryReg1 chromosome 10, rEryReg1.hap1, whole genome shotgun sequence, one DNA window encodes the following:
- the C10H15orf40 gene encoding UPF0235 protein C15orf40 homolog: MPGWGFAAVFRRSGAAVWAAAGRRHAMPRKGKSQTKDSVKPSVPPVPVTTDKNGSVVISVHAKPGSKQNAVTDLSTDAVSVAIAAPPSEGEANTELCRYLSKVLEVKKNDVVLEKGSKSRDKIVKILAPLTPEDVLEKLRKESSN; the protein is encoded by the exons ATGCCGGGTTGGGGTTTCGCGGCTGTCTTTCGCCGTTCGGGGGCTGCGGTTTGGGCTGCAGCGGGACGGAGACATGCAATGCCCCGAAAG GGGAAATCGCAGACCAAGGACTCTGTAAAGCCTTCTGTTCCTCCAGTTCCAGTGACAACTGATAAAAATGGTTCTGTTGTTATCTCTGTTCATGCCAAACCAGGATCTAAACAAAATGCTGTAACAG ATCTGAGCACCGATGCGGTGAGCGTGGCCATCGCAGCCCCTCCATCCGAGGGGGAAGCCAACACAGAGCTCTGCCGCTACCTCTCTAAAGTCCTCGAAGTCAAGAAGAACGATGTGGTGTTGGAGAAG GGGAGTAAATCTCGAGATAAAATTGTGAAGATTTTGGCCCCGCTGACTCCAGAGGACGTTTTAGAGAAACTGAGGAAAGAAAGCTCCAACTAG